One region of Seriola aureovittata isolate HTS-2021-v1 ecotype China chromosome 15, ASM2101889v1, whole genome shotgun sequence genomic DNA includes:
- the LOC130182538 gene encoding histone H2B 1/2-like: MPDPVKAPKKGSKKAVSKSVSKTGKKKRKTRKESYAIYVYKVLKQVHPDTGISSKAMSIMNSFVSDIFERIAGESSRLAQYNKRSTITSREIQTAVRLLLPGELAKHAVSEGTKAVTKYTSSK, encoded by the coding sequence ATGCCTGACCCAGTGAAAGCACCGAAGAAGGGCTCCAAGAAAGCCGTCTCCAAGTCCGTGTCTAAGACCggcaagaagaagaggaagaccaGGAAGGAGAGCTACGCCATCTACGTGTACAAGGTGCTGAAGCAGGTGCACCCCGACACCGGCATCTCCTCCAAGGCCATGAGCATCATGAACTCCTTCGTCAGCGACATCTTCGAGCGCATCGCCGGAGAGTCTTCCCGCCTGGCTCAGTACAACAAGCGCTCCACCATCACCTCCAGGGAGATCCAGACCGCCGTCCGCCTCCTGCTGCCCGGGGAGCTGGCCAAACACGCCGTGTCTGAGGGCACCAAGGCCGTCACCAAGTACACCAGCTCCAAGTAA
- the LOC130182532 gene encoding histone H2A-like, with protein MSGRGKTGGKARAKAKTRSSRAGLQFPVGRVHRLLRKGNYAERVGAGAPVYLAAVLEYLTAEILELAGNAARDNKKTRIIPRHLQLAVRNDEELNKLLGGVTIAQGGVLPNIQAVLLPKKTEKPAKK; from the coding sequence ATGTCTGGACGTGGTAAGACCGGAGGAAAGGCCAGAGCAAAGGCCAAGACCCGCTCCTCCCGGGCCGGGCTTCAGTTCCCCGTCGGCCGTGTCCACAGGCTGCTGAGGAAGGGCAACTACGCCGAGCGTGTCGGTGCCGGAGCTCCCGTCTACCTGGCGGCGGTGCTCGAGTACCTGACCGCTGAGATCCTGGAGCTGGCGGGAAACGCAGCCCGCGACAACAAGAAGACCCGCATCATCCCCCGCCACCTGCAGCTGGCTGTCCGCAACGACGAGGAGCTCAACAAGCTGCTCGGCGGAGTCACCATCGCTCAGGGAGGCGTGCTGCCCAACATCCAGGCGGTGCTGCTGCCCAAGAAGACCGAGAAGCCCGCCAAGAAGTAA
- the LOC130182537 gene encoding histone H2B 1/2-like gives MPDPVKAPKKGSKKAVSKSVSKTGKKKRKTRKESYAIYVYKVLKQVHPDTGISSKAMSIMNSFVSDIFERIAGESSRLAQYNKRSTITSREIQTAVRLLLPGELAKHAVSEGTKAVTKYTSSK, from the coding sequence ATGCCTGACCCAGTGAAAGCACCGAAGAAGGGCTCCAAGAAAGCCGTCTCCAAGTCCGTGTCTAAGACCggcaagaagaagaggaagaccaGGAAGGAGAGCTACGCCATCTACGTGTACAAGGTGCTGAAGCAGGTCCACCCCGACACCGGCATCTCCTCCAAGGCCATGAGCATCATGAACTCCTTCGTCAGCGACATCTTCGAGCGCATCGCCGGAGAGTCTTCCCGCCTGGCTCAGTACAACAAGCGCTCCACCATCACCTCCAGGGAGATCCAGACCGCCGTCCGCCTCCTGCTGCCCGGGGAGCTGGCCAAACACGCCGTGTCTGAGGGCACCAAGGCCGTCACCAAGTACACCAGCTCCAAGTAA
- the LOC130182549 gene encoding histone H4 yields MSGRGKGGKGLGKGGAKRHRKVLRDNIQGITKPAIRRLARRGGVKRISGLIYEETRGVLKVFLENVIRDAVTYTEHAKRKTVTAMDVVYALKRQGRTLYGFGG; encoded by the coding sequence ATGAGCGGAAGAGGCAAAGGAGGAAAGGGACTCGGGAAAGGAGGCGCCAAGCGGCACCGGAAAGTTCTCCGTGATAACATCCAGGGAATCACCAAACCCGCCATCCGCCGTCTGGCTCGCCGCGGCGGAGTCAAGCGTATCTCCGGCCTCATCTACGAGGAGACCCGCGGTGTGCTCAAGGTCTTCCTGGAGAACGTCATCCGTGACGCCGTCACCTACACCGAGCACGCCAAGAGGAAGACGGTCACCGCCATGGACGTGGTCTACGCCCTCAAGAGGCAGGGCCGCACCCTGTACGGCTTCGGAGGCTAA
- the LOC130183063 gene encoding E3 ubiquitin-protein ligase RNF26-like, translated as MDEVNVVSLAVGRCVDACCLLLDLVVRTFSWLLRFLSAMGVSFHSTLVTLSSSTLVEYWNFALFSFLTATEAVSSAAHAALHAVEGWLQTLGGVFESFKMVGHLFCHVAWRTKDVLHRGFILGSCILRQTCEGVLIALSLVLYFVNTVVNIVLISTQNCLSVLAGVWEAVAGPVHKVAELALNLLTFLYSCLVGASVLLWTPCQLLLDFLGALGRVFITVFMVDSHGLLVTAAIISLALLVLNPRLPVLAGQLGLRLVTALPGARGVEITFRRLYAVMLEPALVYQEVHIRTGQDTSGTRLLDTDTGGLTTEADPLPASSLSQPEAVQPHAQQDGEPAGGGSRTSTSEPSSVGEDGELLTMLKEQEERKKCVICQDLSKTVLLLPCRHLCLCRHCADILTQRRPAQQRCCPLCRQHITQTLDVFL; from the coding sequence ATGGATGAAGTGAACGTGGTGTCTCTTGCTGTTGGGAGATGTGTGGAcgcctgctgcctgctgctcgACCTGGTTGTCAGGACGTTCAGCTGGCTGCTTCGCTTCCTGTCCGCCATGGGCGTTTCCTTCCACAGCACGCTGGTCACCCTGAGCAGCTCCACTTTGGTCGAATACTGGAACTTTgctcttttctccttcctcacCGCCACCGAGGCCGTCTCCAGCGCTGCCCACGCAGCCCTGCACGCCGTGGAGGGCTGGCTGCAGACGCTGGGAGGTGTCTTTGAAAGTTTCAAGATGGTCGGACACCTATTTTGTCACGTGGCGTGGCGCACCAAGGACGTCCTGCACCGCGGGTTTATTTTAGGGAGCTGCATCCTGCGACAGACATGTGAGGGCGTCCTCATCGCGCTCAGCCTCGTTCTCTACTTCGTCAACACGGTGGTCAACATCGTGCTCATCAGCACGCagaactgtctgtctgtgttggcGGGTGTCTGGGAGGCGGTGGCGGGCCCTGTCCACAAAGTAGCGGAGCTGGCTCTGAATCTGCTGACCTTCCTGTACAGCTGTCTGGTCGGCGCCTCCGTGTTGCTGTGGACGCcctgccagctgctgctggacttcCTGGGAGCGCTGGGACGTGTCTTCATCACTGTTTTCATGGTTGACTCACACGGCCTGCTCGTCACAGCGGCCATCATCTCACTGGCTTTGCTGGTATTGAACCCTCGGCTTCCTGTCCTTGCTGGACAGCTAGGCCTCCGTTTGGTCACCGCTCTGCCGGGGGCCCGTGGCGTAGAGATCACCTTTCGCAGGCTGTACGCGGTGATGCTGGAACCAGCTCTGGTCTACCAGGAAGTCCACAttaggacaggacaggacacgAGCGGGACGAGGCtcctggacacagacacaggcgGTTTAACGACTGAGGCCGACCCGCTGCCGGCGAGTAGCCTGAGCCAGCCGGAGGCGGTGCAGCCTCACGCTCAGCAGGACGGAGAGCCGGCGGGCGGCGGCAGCAGGACGAGTACATCCGAGCCGAGCTCAGTGGGGGAGGACGGCGAGCTGCTCACCATGctgaaggagcaggaggagaggaagaagtgtGTCATCTGCCAGGACTTGAGCAAGacggtgctgctgctgccctgccGTCACCTCTGCCTCTGCCGGCACTGCGCCGACATCCTGACGCAGCGCAGACCCGCCCAGCAGCGCTGCTGTCCGCTGTGCCGGCAGCACATCACACAGACATTAGACGTCTTCCTCTGA
- the LOC130182767 gene encoding uncharacterized protein LOC130182767 produces the protein MSGRGKGGKGLGKGGAKRHRKVLRDNIQGITKPAIRRLARRGGVKRISGLIYEETRGVLKVFLENVIRDAVTYTEHAKRKTVTAMDVVYALKRQGRTLYGFGGFIRLWNQNHRYLTMPDPVKAPKKGSKKAVSKSVSKTGKKKRKTRKESYAIYVYKVLKQVHPDTGISSKAMSIMNSFVSDIFERIAGESSRLAQYNKRSTITSREIQTAVRLLLPGELAKHAVSEGTKAVTKYTSSKSKMARTKQTARKSTGGKAPRKQLATKAARKSAPATGGVKKPHRYRPGTVALREIRRYQKSTELLIRKLPFQRLVREIAQDFKTDLRFQSSAVMALQEASEAYLVGLFEDTNLCAIHAKRVTIMPKDIQLARRIRGERA, from the exons ATGAGCGGAAGAGGCAAAGGAGGAAAGGGACTCGGGAAAGGAGGCGCCAAGCGGCACCGTAAAGTTCTCCGTGATAACATCCAGGGAATCACCAAACCCGCCATCCGCCGTCTGGCTCGCCGCGGCGGAGTCAAGCGTATCTCCGGCCTCATCTACGAGGAGACCCGCGGTGTGCTCAAGGTCTTCCTGGAGAACGTCATCCGTGACGCCGTCACCTACACCGAGCACGCCAAGAGGAAGACGGTCACCGCCATGGACGTGGTCTACGCCCTCAAGAGGCAGGGCCGCACCCTGTACGGCTTCGGAGGCT TTATCCGTCTTTGGAACCAGAATCATCGATATCTAACCATGCCTGACCCAGTGAAAGCACCGAAGAAGGGCTCCAAGAAAGCCGTCTCCAAGTCCGTGTCTAAGACCggcaagaagaagaggaagaccaGGAAGGAGAGCTACGCCATCTACGTGTACAAGGTGCTGAAGCAGGTCCACCCCGACACCGGCATCTCCTCCAAGGCCATGAGCATCATGAACTCCTTCGTCAGCGACATCTTCGAGCGCATCGCCGGAGAGTCTTCCCGCCTGGCTCAGTACAACAAGCGCTCCACCATCACCTCCAGGGAGATCCAGACCGCCGTCCGCCTCCTGCTGCCCGGGGAGCTGGCCAAACACGCCGTGTCTGAGGGCACCAAGGCCGTCACCAAGTACACCAGCTCCAA ATCCAAAATGGCCAGAACCAAGCAGACCGCCCGGAAGTCCACCGGAGGAAAAGCTCCCAGGAAGCAGCTGGCGACCAAAGCCGCCCGTAAGAGCGCCCCGGCCACCGGCGGAGTGAAGAAGCCTCACCGTTACAGGCCCGGTACCGTGGCTCTGAGAGAGATCCGCCGGTACCAGAAGTCCACCGAGCTGCTGATCCGCAAGCTGCCCTTCCAGCGCCTGGTCCGGGAGATCGCTCAGGACTTCAAGACCGACCTGCGTTTCCAGAGCTCCGCCGTCATGGCTCTGCAGGAGGCCAGCGAGGCTTACCTGGTCGGCCTGTTCGAGGACACCAACCTGTGCGCCATCCACGCCAAGAGGGTCACCATCATGCCCAAAGACATCCAGCTGGCCCGCCGCATCCGCGGGGAGAGGGCTTAG
- the LOC130182531 gene encoding histone H2A-like — protein sequence MSGRGKTGGKARAKAKTRSSRAGLQFPVGRVHRLLRKGNYAERVGAGAPVYLAAVLEYLTAEILELAGNAARDNKKTRIIPRHLQLAVRNDEELNKLLGGVTIAQGGVLPNIQAVLLPKKTEKPAKK from the coding sequence ATGTCTGGACGTGGTAAGACCGGAGGAAAGGCCAGAGCAAAGGCCAAGACCCGCTCCTCTCGGGCCGGGCTTCAGTTCCCCGTCGGCCGTGTCCACAGGCTGCTGAGGAAGGGCAACTACGCCGAGCGTGTCGGTGCCGGAGCTCCCGTCTACCTGGCGGCGGTGCTCGAGTACCTGACCGCTGAGATCCTGGAGCTGGCGGGAAACGCAGCCCGCGACAACAAGAAGACCCGCATCATCCCCCGCCACCTGCAGCTGGCTGTCCGCAACGACGAGGAGCTCAACAAGCTGCTCGGCGGAGTCACCATCGCTCAGGGAGGCGTGCTGCCCAACATCCAGGCGGTGCTGCTGCCCAAGAAGACCGAGAAGCCCGCCAAGAAGTAA
- the LOC130182548 gene encoding histone H4 translates to MSGRGKGGKGLGKGGAKRHRKVLRDNIQGITKPAIRRLARRGGVKRISGLIYEETRGVLKVFLENVIRDAVTYTEHAKRKTVTAMDVVYALKRQGRTLYGFGG, encoded by the coding sequence ATGAGCGGAAGAGGCAAAGGAGGAAAGGGACTCGGGAAAGGAGGCGCCAAGCGGCACCGTAAAGTTCTCCGTGATAACATCCAGGGAATCACCAAACCCGCCATCCGCCGTCTGGCTCGCCGCGGCGGAGTCAAGCGTATCTCCGGCCTCATCTACGAGGAGACCCGCGGTGTGCTCAAGGTCTTCCTGGAGAACGTCATCCGTGACGCCGTCACCTACACCGAGCACGCCAAGAGGAAGACGGTCACCGCCATGGACGTGGTCTACGCCCTCAAGAGGCAGGGCCGCACCCTGTACGGCTTCGGAGGCTAA